The region GGCGCTTCGATCAAGTTGCATATTCCGGAGACATGCGCAAGATGTTTAATCAAGTTCGGATCCACCCAGATGATCAAGTATTCCACAGATTCCTATGGAGAACAAACGAAAGTGAACAGCCCCGAGTGTATCAGTGGGTCAGATTAAATTTCGGGGACAAACCCGCACTCGATATTGCAGCTGCAGCAATCAATACCTTGGGCAAAGCATCAGAAGCGCAGCATTCAGAAGGAGCTAAAGAGCTCTGCACGCATGTCTACGTGGACGATATTGGCGGTTCTAGAGAGAACGAAGCAAGATGCAAGAAAGTTACAAGTGAAATCGACGCCATACTTTCAACTGGACAATTTCAAGTCAAAGCATGGCACTCCAACAACAAGAACGTTAACCAGTCAGACGAGGAACGTCCAGATTTTCTTGGCCATAAATGGATAAAAGTTCTCGACAAGATTTCCTTTAAGAaggcagctttagtgagaactattaccAGTTTACTAAGTACGTTCTCAATACACTCCTTGAATTTCCCATAACACCAAGCGCGCCCATTGAGTAATCTGGTTAATACGGAAGTGCAATTCTCAATTACTGTATCTGCAAAATGTTCGGTGAGCAGCCTGATAAATCTGGTGTCGATAAAACTTGCCCAGATGAATGGCAAACAACTAAACTTACCATCAAGGACAGGTGCTCTTTCCTGTTTAACAACGAGCTCTTGAGCGATATCAGGTTTACTGTTCCTGTCCCAGGCGAAAGCGAAAGTAAGAAATCCAAGCATGAGATTTTCGCCCACAAGTTTCTTCTGTCGATCAGCAGCCCTGTGTTTTACACCATGTTTTACGGAGCAATGGCAGAGACAAGAGAAACTGTTGAATTGCCCGACTGCAACTACGAGGCTCTTGTGGAGTTTCTGCAATATATTTACTGCGATGAACTTACACTGAGCGAAAGCAATGTGTCAGAAGTGCTGTATTTGTCGAAAAAGTACATGATGCCTCCACTTGCCGACAAATGCTGGCAATTTTTGGTGAGTAACATGTATCCATCAAATGTTTTCAGCGTTTTGTCAGTTGCTGAGTTTCACGAAGAGGAAAAGGTATTGAATCTTTGCTGGAAAATGATCGACGGGCAAACAGAAGCTGTGCTCCAACAGCCTATTGAAAGACCTCAGCTGGAAGCCATGGTTGCAAGAGATACTCTCAAGATAGAAGAAGTAAAGCTTTTTACCGCTGTTGATGAGTGGGCAACCAGAGAATGTGAAAAAAGTGGCTTAACACCAGATGGGAAGACGAAAAGAACGGTTCTTGGAGAACAAATCATCAAAGCAATTCGTTTTCCAGTGATGCAACAATATAACTTCAGCCGGGTTGTTACCTCTAGCGGTATTCTTTCTGACGAAGAGGTTGGTCTACTCCAAAAATACTTTGGCAAAACATTAGATGGTCCAGTAGGATTTCCAGAGCATCCCAGATCATCACATCCCCTTGTTCGACGTCAAAGATTTCGCTATTGCGGTGGGTCATGGGCGGACCAGCGCGGTCAAAAAGATACTCTTGTTTTTGAGGTGGACGGACATATTGAACTGTACGGATTACGTCTCTTTGGTAAGCTTAACCGCAATTATTCTGTAATCCTAGAGTTGTTTAACGAAAAATCAGGAGAAAAGGTGTTGTCGCAAACGGGAAATTTTACCTCGGTACCTTTAAGAATGTACGAAGGATCCGAATACGatggttttgaatttttatttgatCAACCAGTAAATATCGATACTCTTATCAAGTATCGCGTGGAGGCGTTAATATCAGGACCAAGCTCTGCGAAAGCAAAGGGCTGCTACCGAAATACGGATTGGTTTACCTTCTCCGCGTCTGATCATGAAAACAATGGAACAGACGCACGTGAAGGACAATTTCCGGAATTTGTGTTTCTCAGATGTCACAAGAGGTAACCGGTGGACCATTTTACCGCTGACCTGTTGTTTTCGCCAAATCCAGACTTAAAGTAGTCTAAAGGGATGTCAAATCTATAAATTCGTAAATTTAGTGTCTTTGGAAAATACAGCACACAATACCGTTGAAAATGATATGATGTAATAAGCGCTTTCGACACTTTCGGATTTGTGTAGCTTCACTATTTATTTTGCCCTTCACCTCTGATTTTCGAACGCACTTCGTAATC is a window of Acropora palmata chromosome 4, jaAcrPala1.3, whole genome shotgun sequence DNA encoding:
- the LOC141879727 gene encoding BTB/POZ domain-containing protein 6-B-like; amino-acid sequence: MFGEQPDKSGVDKTCPDEWQTTKLTIKDRCSFLFNNELLSDIRFTVPVPGESESKKSKHEIFAHKFLLSISSPVFYTMFYGAMAETRETVELPDCNYEALVEFLQYIYCDELTLSESNVSEVLYLSKKYMMPPLADKCWQFLVSNMYPSNVFSVLSVAEFHEEEKVLNLCWKMIDGQTEAVLQQPIERPQLEAMVARDTLKIEEVKLFTAVDEWATRECEKSGLTPDGKTKRTVLGEQIIKAIRFPVMQQYNFSRVVTSSGILSDEEVGLLQKYFGKTLDGPVGFPEHPRSSHPLVRRQRFRYCGGSWADQRGQKDTLVFEVDGHIELYGLRLFGKLNRNYSVILELFNEKSGEKVLSQTGNFTSVPLRMYEGSEYDGFEFLFDQPVNIDTLIKYRVEALISGPSSAKAKGCYRNTDWFTFSASDHENNGTDAREGQFPEFVFLRCHKR